The Vitis vinifera cultivar Pinot Noir 40024 chromosome 1, ASM3070453v1 DNA segment agaAACTATAACAAGGATATATTTTCCTCATTGTTCTTTGAACTTGCGTAACTCCTCAAGCAGTTTTATGGGAATGATTTCATAGTGACAACCTGATTATCTTTCTTAAAACAGGAACCAAAAAAGGGGAAGAGGAAGTGGCCACTAAGTTAACAGAGACATATTTCAGCAAGTTCATTCTCtccagtaccaaaaaaaaaagggttccaAATTTAATGGTATCAAGTAAAACaggaaatacaaataaataaataaacaaaaataaaaaataaaaccataaaaagAGAAACAGAGCTTCTGAAGCTCAAATCAAATGAAACACCAACTGGTAAGGGTGGTTTTGGAGAGAAGGGTAATTTTGGACATCAAGAGTTATTCCATAACACATTGGAACAAGATGCAGAACAAAGTTTTGAAGTCAGTAGGAGCTTTTTTGCATTGAGTCCAATAACAAGGGATTGACCCAATACTCTCAGGGAGAGAAACTTTAGCAAGGCGTTGAAGCAATTGCTGGATGTCAGCTATTGTGCTTAACCCAAGTTCTCGATGCCTTCTAGccttgaaaaggaaaaatacaagGCAAAACAATTCAAAACCATGACTTAGTTTTAGTCTTGCATAAGCTAGATCAGATTCAAACAGTATTAGATAACTTGATTCTAGGGCTCCCTCTTAGAAAGGAAGTGGAGGTTAGGGAATTTACTACTAATGTGCTACTATGGTGCATTTatagttgaaagaaaaaacaaggagAAATAGAAGttaggaagaagaagagaatgatataattttttaactgcACGTCACAACTTATAAGAAAGCCAAAGTAGGAGGGAATAGAAATAAGAGAAACTCAGTTTTTGAAATTAAGGCGTTAATGTGTACATGGGCTACACCCCTTCTTTTGTTAGGCACCTTTTAGCACATCCTGTTCTATTGCCTatcaaaaatgagaaattaaggCAATTCAGACTGAGGCAGCTCCAGGTCATAGTGCAGTTTTGTGCATCAAAAGTGGCAAGTAAATTTCCTTCGTATTGTTAATTTCagtttcttaattattttatccaaGTGAACACAAAGGTCACAAGCAAGAAAAAGACATCCACCATCCACCATCAACTTAAGCAAACATATACAAAGTATTCTATTTACTAGagtaaaaacacaaaaagacaAACATTCCACCTCAGAAACATACTGCTTCCTGGCTCTTCtcaatatcattttcataaGCATAACATGACTTAAGAAGAAAAGGGGAAAACAGAAAATTTTCTTGCCTGGAGCCATCCTTCTTTCAAGCATTGATAATTGACAAAGTATCTCCTTGTTTGAACCCTGCATGAGATACAAAACACTATTTATCAGAAACTGACACCAATATACGAAgaccattttaattaaaattctaaaagagATGTCATTCTAATTTCAAGACTAACCTTGCCGAGTGCAAGAGTGAAGCAGTTTTTGGCTGAAGCTAGATCTCCCTTCTTCCAAATGCAGTTACCTAAACATAGCCAAGCATCTGCAAGAGATGGATTCAACTTAACCTGAAGCATGAATTAGTTAAATTTCAAAACATCATTGATGCCCCTAACCCAAATATTAACAAACTGAACTACTGGACTAACAATGTATTCTCACTTACAGCTTTAGAGAGATGATCTTCTGCTTCTTTCCTATAATCAGGAAATACATCCAGTATCTTTCCTCTCAAAAATTCATAAGTCCTACGTTGTATTGGTAATCTCCTTTGTTCTGCACAAATAAATGCAGAGTTGGGAATAACCATACCGTTGTCATATATAAAATAGTAGCATTCACGGGTTGATGAATTATTGGCTAAAGAAAACTACCCTTTCATCATCATGAAACAAAAGCATAATGGGTTTATCAAATCTCTCCATCCATTCATATATTCCTACCCACGATAGCAATCGTGGTTCTGTAATTGGACCGATAACAAGTTCTTCGAAGAAGCATTAAAAGTAGTATTCAATCAATGATCTACTAGTAACCTTACAACCAATCCTCCGTGTGTTcacaaagttaaaaaaaaaaaagaaaaaagaaaaaatcagaaTCTTAGATTTTTCCATGGTTTGGTAATCAACTGACACTAATACAATTATACGCCTAAGCTAATATGGAATTTTGATTTCCCACAAAACATGAGGTTCATTTTCGTCAGTTTTCACGGAAACCAAACAGAGGGTATGAGAAAAATTATTGCAAGAATAAAAAGGGTGGATGTTTGGGGTCGAATAGAAAGCAATACCAAGAGGAAGGGAATCGAGGAGCGAGAGAGCGAGATCTGATTTCCGCTGCAGTTCGGAGATTTTTTCAGCTGGATTCGCCGGAAAATACGTGTCTCGGAGTTGGTACAAATCATCGGCTGCTCTTCTGGCTTCTCCGAACAACTCCtccatttcattcattttgCTCTCTCTCATTCACTACTACTCAGTGTTTTGAGTTTGTTTCTTCCCAAAACGCAGAGTTTTGATTAGAACCAAAGGGTTCAAACATCCGAATGCCATTCAATCGCCACTGGGCTTGTAATCACAGGCCTTCAGGCCTGCTTGGGCCTTGGCCCAATCTTagtaaaaatttcaaactagCGCGCCCAAAACTCCGTTCCAATTTcagtttaattaaatttcctAAACTTCTTTTATTGTACTTTTGAcaatatattatataacattaaaaattgatttttaggaaTACATATGAAAGACTATTTTAAGTATAATTTCAAttgattatttatatttttaaaattaattttaaaattttgtaaaaagcctaattttaattttttttaaaaaagtcatCGAATATTGCcactaataaaattttgaatttactGTGTTGGTTTTTACAAAGCAGTCAACACCCTAATGTTTGGATCCCATGCATAGAAAGTCCTAAAGACTTGATCATAAAAATTCctcaatcatatatatatatatgtaagaaATCCCTACCATAGAATTGTTGATTATTAAACTTCGATACTTTGCGGTTCCTCCAAAATATTAGAGAaatcatagaaaatataaaagaaaattaaatttaaataaaattaatgacaaatttatttattttcaaattatttaatttttatataaaagaaaaaaaatggagaaaatagaAGTTGTAAAAAGTTATTTAATAttgtattatgaatttttattttcttttattttttttttttatgaatttatatttCCTTGGATAGGAATTTTAATGCTGCATATCCAGCTATCATATGAAAAATTGGACCAACACAGCGGCAatcttgatattttgttttagttgaagGTAGCTAACAACTTGAAGAAGTAGATAAGTTGAAATTGCATGCAGAAAAGGCAAAAACATTAACAAACGGATTGAAACACTTGCAAAGGGAAGAATTGAATCAAAATGAATGATGTATAAAGcagacaaaagaaaaatgtttccaTGTCCGGATAATAATGATAAAGCAAATCCCTCTCTGCACTTTGCTCGTGCGTTCTGTTTCATTGCGTCTTTGGTATATATCTTTAAGCTCCAGCCTCACATTTTTATGTACATATAAAAGCTCTCCCTTCAACCCTAGTACTGCTCCCATAGTAACTGTCAGGGACTTGTCCTGATCAGATGGAGAAAGTGCTGTTGCTGCTACTTCTTTCCCTTGCATCGTCTCCTTCAGTCTTTTCATTCAATGTTCCCGCAATCTTCACGTTTGGAGACTCCATCTTTGATGCTGGAAACAACCATTTTCTCAAGAACTGTACTGCCCAGGCGGATTTCCCCCCTTATGGCTCTAGTTTCTTCCACCACCCCACTGGGAGGTTCACTAATGGAAGAACAGTAGCAGACTTCATTTGtcagttttgtttatttattgtcatttaattttcattttctccccTCCTTTTTAGACTCCAATCTAATATCAGTTCTTTGTGTATGTGAAAATGACAGCCCAGTTCATTGGACTTGATTTACAGAAACCTTACCTTCAGGCACAGATTGAGGTTGTGAACGGAACCCAGAAAAATTATCCTTCCAACGGTATCAACTTTGCTAGTGCTGGCAGTGGGGTATTGAGGGAAACAAATAAGGATATGGTAAGAATGTTTTGTGGGGTAGAGACATTTGGGCTAAGCTAGCTCCACCTAGGAATTAAGACATACATTCAAATCTTTTTGTGGGTTGTTGGACAAAGAAAAGATTTGATCAACTGTCACTTTCCACACAAGCTGTTTTTTAGATCACATGgcatgttttataattttctttctatCAGGTATTTGcatattaatttcttcaaaagCAATTTGGTGCAGCTATTTATAAGTTGTCACTAGAAGCATCCCAGGAAGCAACCAAAGACAAAagcaaattaaaaacaaaagaaaaaaaaatgctgtcATAGTCTCATAAAAACTGATTAGTGAGACAATAGAAAAAGCAAATCTGGATTTTATTTGGAAGGTATCAGACATCTGGGGCCAGCAATACGAATTTTCTTTGGGGCATACCAATAGAGATGAAGGGTAAAACTGCAGCAAATGTGTTTGTACATGCTTTGtactaaaattaatttacttgtgGGTGACACACAGGGAGTGATACCAATCCAGGACCAGCTACAACAGTTTCAAACACTAGTGCAGCAAAACCAGATTGATTCAAAGCTAGTCCAACAGTCCCTCTTCTTCCTCGAGTCTGGTTCCAATGATGTCTTCAACTACTTCCTCCCTTTTGTCACCCCAACGCTTGATCCAGATGCCTATATGCAAGTCATGTTGACAGAAGTTGTACACTACCTAGACACGATCTATAAGCTCGGTGCTCGCCGCATTGCTGTGTTTGCTCTAGGCCCTGTGGGATGTGTTCCAGCCAGGTCCCTCTTGCCTGGTGCACCCACTGATCGATGTTTTGGGAAGATGAACCACATGGTTAAGCAATACAACCTGGGTTTGGAGAGTTTGGTCAAGGACATTCCCATTAAGTACCCCGGTGCTGTTGGTATCTATGGAGCAGTGTATGATATCGTTCAGCGATTGCGGGCTATTCCTAAACACTATGGTAAATTCCCCAAGCCTTTGAATTTTGCTTCTTTGGTTTAATTTTTCCTCAGACTGAATGGGTGTAAGAGTTTATTTTGTAATTGTACAGGGTTTTCGGATGTGTCTAATGCATGCTGTGGAGATGGAATACTTCGTGGAATGTTGCAATGTGGTCAGGAGGGTTACAAGATATGTCCAAACCCTTACGAGTACTTGTTCTGGGATTACTTTCATCCATCAGAGCACACTTACAAGCTCATCTCCAAGGGTTTATGGGGTGGAAAGCAATCCCAAGTTCGGCCAATCAATTTGAGGACTCTGGCCAACTTGACCCTCTCATCAGTTTGAGTTCCCTTCCCTGGTGTTTTCCTATGTATTGAATGAGTGGTCAATAAATCAAAAGATAATTTGATCTGCACTCGGAATACATTTTCCAGCTTGCATTAGTTTcaaagttaatttattttttggtggtGGTCCAAGTTTTTGACTGGGACAACTTCGAGGAGATGAACATCCATGTCATCCAAAAATGGCAGGCTTTCTTCCACGTTGTCTTTAGCATGTGGTAGTGACCCAAGTTTCGTTTACCCGTTTTTTTATGCACATTTATTTAATCCTTTAAATGTCGAAGCCTTCCATGTGTTTTCATAGTAAATATTGGAGGCTACCACTCGTATATTCTTCAACAGCCGTGTGCGTTTGTCCTTCGCGTCTTCTATTTTGGACTGATGTTGCTCCACTGTATGGTGGGGAAACCACTGGACTTGGAATTGAACTTAACCCAACTGGAGGGAAATCAATATGATTTTGGGAcctaattttccatttttgataacggttaaaagtgattttttattaataatatatttactaAAAGCACTTTTAGAAAGAATTACCTGATGTTTTAATAACGTTTTTACTACTCTATTACCAAAAATATGATTCTTGAAGTAATAATTATCCAAACGGTTTCaatgagaaaaattattaaacatttaattttaataaaaaatagttgaaaacattaaaaagtgcTTTTCCAAATAGTTGAAAACACTAAGTGTGGCCATTAAATTTGGTGGTTGATTGCAGGATGCCAGTACAAAAAGGCAATGGGCCAGAACAAGATTAAGTACCAACCCTCTTTTTCTTCCGATTCACACAACCCAACTGCTTCTTCTGATTCCTTTGGTCAAACGTTAAGTaactatattttgttttatttctatcCATCTTTACTAAATTTAGTGACAGCCTTTGATCATAttataaacaaatcaaaatcTCAGTAACTTTAAGCCAAAACTCTAACCCAAACCGAAGAAtgtatttagaaataattttaacaagtatttttaatttttttaatatttaaaagata contains these protein-coding regions:
- the LOC100267979 gene encoding GDSL esterase/lipase 6 is translated as MEKVLLLLLLSLASSPSVFSFNVPAIFTFGDSIFDAGNNHFLKNCTAQADFPPYGSSFFHHPTGRFTNGRTVADFISQFIGLDLQKPYLQAQIEVVNGTQKNYPSNGINFASAGSGVLRETNKDMGVIPIQDQLQQFQTLVQQNQIDSKLVQQSLFFLESGSNDVFNYFLPFVTPTLDPDAYMQVMLTEVVHYLDTIYKLGARRIAVFALGPVGCVPARSLLPGAPTDRCFGKMNHMVKQYNLGLESLVKDIPIKYPGAVGIYGAVYDIVQRLRAIPKHYGFSDVSNACCGDGILRGMLQCGQEGYKICPNPYEYLFWDYFHPSEHTYKLISKGLWGGKQSQVRPINLRTLANLTLSSV